Proteins encoded together in one Pangasianodon hypophthalmus isolate fPanHyp1 chromosome 18, fPanHyp1.pri, whole genome shotgun sequence window:
- the LOC113532261 gene encoding small lysine-rich protein 1, with amino-acid sequence MPTGTKKSKSHSAKPRKKSDKKRLSKKRSASTTCTKPAVDILSPAAMENAYYISHNAVDCLEFRGFGWPEATKKKGKGLKKKTKKQK; translated from the exons ATG cctaCAGGAACCAAGAAGTCCAAGTCCCATAGTGCCAAACCTAGGAAAAAGAGTGACAAAAAGCGACTATCTAAGAAAAGGTCAGCGAGCACTACATGCACAAAGCCAGCAGTGGATATTCTGAGCCCAGCTGCCATGGAGAACGCCTActacatttcccacaatgcagtAGACTGCCTGGAGTTCAGAGGTTTTGGCTGGCCTGAAGCCActaagaaaaaaggaaagggactcaagaaaaaaacaaaaaaacaaaaatga
- the strip2 gene encoding striatin-interacting protein 1 isoform X2, translated as MQQSDDMEGSMESPNLEFEYGDTDSLTAELSELYSYTEEPEFSLNRDCFEEDFRSHVKGRRWVELSVDEQKAYIMRLLDALEVTDRDKRLKVARAILYLAQGVFDECNTEADVLHWSRHNVFLLYEMGIFTALLELLSMEIDNNQACSSAVRKPAISLADSTELRVLLSIMYLMVETIRVETGDDKPEWRKARESFRTELGSPLYNGEPFALLLFTMVTKFCSMSAPHFPMKKVLLLLWKTVLFTLGGFEELQEMKVKGREKLGLPPLPEDSIKVVRSMRAASPPATAMELIEQQQQQKRGRRSRRPLVKQDSLDTYNERDPFKNDDARDEEDDAEDVDSGIEGEVDPLDRDVIIQPPPPPPPLRPPTERVTFPKGLPWAPKVREKDIEHFLETSRNKFIGFTLGSDTETLVGLPRPIHESVKTLKQHKYVSIAEVQIKREEELQQCPMTMGEEEVEETPAESLYVGMLPSLSQYVIALLKLLLAAAPTSKAKTDSINILADVLPEEMPITVLQSMKLGIDVNRHKEIIVKAISALLLLLLKHFKLNHIYQFEYVSQHLVFANCIPLILKFFNQNIMSYISAKNSICVLDFPHCVVHEMPELTAESLEAGDNNQFCWRNLFSCINLLRILNKLTKWKHSRTMMLVVFKSAPILKRALKVKQAMMQLYVLKLLKIQTKYLGRQWRKSNMKTMSAIYQKVRHRLNDDWAYGNDIDARPWDFQAEECALRESIEKFNARRYDKNQNSEFVPVDNCLQSVLGQRVELPEDFHYSYEMWLEREVFSQPIQWEGLLQAQ; from the exons ggGTCCATGGAATCCCCCAACCTGGAGTTTGAGTATGGGGACACAGACAGTCTGACTGCAGAACTCtcag aGCTGTACAGTTACACTGAGGAGCCTGAGTTCAGTCTGAACAGGGACTGCTTCGAGGAGGATTTTCGGAGTCATG tgaaggGCAGGAGATGGGTGGAGCTGAGTGTGGACGAACAGAAGGCATATATCATGCGACTACTGGATGCTCTAGAGGTCACGGACAGAGACAAGAGACTCAAAGTGGCTCGGGCTATACTCTACCTGGCTCagg GGGTGTTTGATGAGTGTAACACAGAAGCAGATGTTCTCCACTGGTCACGACACAATGTCTTTCTTCTCTATGAAATGGGCATCTTCACTGCACTGCTGGAGCTGCTCAGCATGGAGATTGA TAATAACCAGGCATGCAGCAGTGCTGTCAGGAAACCTGCCATATCCCTGGCAGACAGCACTGAACTCAG GGTTCTACTGAGCATCATGTATCTGATGGTGGAGACGATCCGGGTGGAAACAGGAGACGACAAGCCGGAGTGGCGGAAGGCTCGAGAGTCCTTCAGAACTGAgctgg GTTCCCCACTCTACAACGGGGAGCCTTTCGCCCTTCTCCTCTTCACCATGGTAACCAAGTTCTGCAGCATGAGCGCCCCCCACTTCCCAATGAAgaaagtgctgctgctgctgtggaaGACTGTACTG ttCACTCTGGGTGGTTTCGAGGAGCTGCAGGAGATGAAGGTTAAAGGGAGAGAGAAGCTGGGTCTGCCGCCGCTCCCTGAGGACAGTATTAAGGTGGTCCGGAGCATGAGAGCAGCCTCACCCCCAGCCACCGCCATGGAGCTCAttgaacagcagcagcaacagaaAAGAGGACGCAGGAGTCGCAgg CCTCTGGTCAAGCAGGACAGTCTGGACACCTACAACGAGCGGGACCCCTTTAAAAATGATGACGCACGGGACGAGGAAGATGACGCCGAGGATGTGGACAGTGGAATAGAGGGTGAGGTTGACCCTCTCGACCGTGATGTCATCATCCAGCCCCCTCCTCCTCCGCCCCCTCTGCGGCCTCCTACTGAGAGAGTGACCTTCCCTAAAGGGCTACCGTGGGCACCTAAAGTCCG agagaaagacatcgAGCATTTTCTAGAGACCAGCAGGAACAAGTTTATCGGCTTCACTCTGGGAAG TGATACAGAGACCTTGGTTGGGTTGCCCAGACCCATTCATGAGAGCGTGAAGACTCTTAAACAG CACAAGTACGTCTCCATCGCCGAAGTACAGATCAAGCGAGAGGAGGAACTGCAGCAGTGCCCCATGACCATG GGGGAGGAAGAAGTGGAAGAGACTCCTGCAGAAAGCCTATATGTGGGAATGCTTCCAAGCCTTTCTCAGTATGTG ATTGCCCTGTTGAAGCTTCTTCTCGCTGCAGCTCCAACCTCTAAGGCCAAGACCGACTCCATCAACATCCTGGCTGATGTTCTTCCTGAGGAGATGCC CATCACTGTCCTCCAGAGTATGAAGCTGGGCATTGATGTGAACAGACACAAGGAGATCATTGTCAAGGCCATTTCTGCGCTGCTGCTCCTCTTGCTGAAGCACTTCAAACTTAACCATATATACCAG TTTGAGTATGTGTCCCAACACCTGGTGTTTGCCAACTGCATCCCTCTCATCCTCAAGTTCTTCAACCAAAACATCATGTCTTACATCAGTGCTAAAAACAG TATCTGTGTGCTGGATTTCCCTCACTGTGTGGTCCATGAGATGCCTGAACTCACTGCTGAAAGCCTG GAAGCTGGAGACAATAATCAGTTCTGCTGGCGGAATCTGTTCTCGTGCATCAACCTTCTGCGGATCCTCAACAAACTCACCAAGTGGAAGCACTCCAGAACCATG ATGCTGGTGGTGTTTAAGTCTGCTCCAATCCTGAAGAGGGCACTGAAGGTCAAGCAAGCCATGATGCAGCTTTATGTCCTCAAGCTCCTCAAGATTCAGACCAAATACCTGGGCCGCCAGTGGAGGAAAAGTAACATGAAGACCATGTCAGCAATTTACCAGAAGGTCCGGCATCGGCTTAATGATGACTGGGCTTATGGGAATG ATATTGATGCACGGCCGTGGGACTTTCAGGCAGAGGAATGTGCGTTGCGCGAGAGCATTGAGAAGTTCAATGCACGGCGGTACGATAAGAACCAGAACAGTGAGTTTGTCCCGGTGGATAACTGCCTGCAGAGTGTGCTAGGTCAGCGAGTCGAGCTGCCCGAGGACTTCCACTACAGCTATGAGATGTGGCTGGAAAGAGAGGTCTTCTCTCAGCCCATCCAATGGGAAGGCCTGCTGCAAGCCCAGTGA
- the strip2 gene encoding striatin-interacting protein 1 isoform X1, which translates to MQQSDDMEGSMESPNLEFEYGDTDSLTAELSELYSYTEEPEFSLNRDCFEEDFRSHVKGRRWVELSVDEQKAYIMRLLDALEVTDRDKRLKVARAILYLAQGVFDECNTEADVLHWSRHNVFLLYEMGIFTALLELLSMEIDNNQACSSAVRKPAISLADSTELRVLLSIMYLMVETIRVETGDDKPEWRKARESFRTELGSPLYNGEPFALLLFTMVTKFCSMSAPHFPMKKVLLLLWKTVLFTLGGFEELQEMKVKGREKLGLPPLPEDSIKVVRSMRAASPPATAMELIEQQQQQKRGRRSRRSAFVDSLEGDSPFAKKQPLVKQDSLDTYNERDPFKNDDARDEEDDAEDVDSGIEGEVDPLDRDVIIQPPPPPPPLRPPTERVTFPKGLPWAPKVREKDIEHFLETSRNKFIGFTLGSDTETLVGLPRPIHESVKTLKQHKYVSIAEVQIKREEELQQCPMTMGEEEVEETPAESLYVGMLPSLSQYVIALLKLLLAAAPTSKAKTDSINILADVLPEEMPITVLQSMKLGIDVNRHKEIIVKAISALLLLLLKHFKLNHIYQFEYVSQHLVFANCIPLILKFFNQNIMSYISAKNSICVLDFPHCVVHEMPELTAESLEAGDNNQFCWRNLFSCINLLRILNKLTKWKHSRTMMLVVFKSAPILKRALKVKQAMMQLYVLKLLKIQTKYLGRQWRKSNMKTMSAIYQKVRHRLNDDWAYGNDIDARPWDFQAEECALRESIEKFNARRYDKNQNSEFVPVDNCLQSVLGQRVELPEDFHYSYEMWLEREVFSQPIQWEGLLQAQ; encoded by the exons ggGTCCATGGAATCCCCCAACCTGGAGTTTGAGTATGGGGACACAGACAGTCTGACTGCAGAACTCtcag aGCTGTACAGTTACACTGAGGAGCCTGAGTTCAGTCTGAACAGGGACTGCTTCGAGGAGGATTTTCGGAGTCATG tgaaggGCAGGAGATGGGTGGAGCTGAGTGTGGACGAACAGAAGGCATATATCATGCGACTACTGGATGCTCTAGAGGTCACGGACAGAGACAAGAGACTCAAAGTGGCTCGGGCTATACTCTACCTGGCTCagg GGGTGTTTGATGAGTGTAACACAGAAGCAGATGTTCTCCACTGGTCACGACACAATGTCTTTCTTCTCTATGAAATGGGCATCTTCACTGCACTGCTGGAGCTGCTCAGCATGGAGATTGA TAATAACCAGGCATGCAGCAGTGCTGTCAGGAAACCTGCCATATCCCTGGCAGACAGCACTGAACTCAG GGTTCTACTGAGCATCATGTATCTGATGGTGGAGACGATCCGGGTGGAAACAGGAGACGACAAGCCGGAGTGGCGGAAGGCTCGAGAGTCCTTCAGAACTGAgctgg GTTCCCCACTCTACAACGGGGAGCCTTTCGCCCTTCTCCTCTTCACCATGGTAACCAAGTTCTGCAGCATGAGCGCCCCCCACTTCCCAATGAAgaaagtgctgctgctgctgtggaaGACTGTACTG ttCACTCTGGGTGGTTTCGAGGAGCTGCAGGAGATGAAGGTTAAAGGGAGAGAGAAGCTGGGTCTGCCGCCGCTCCCTGAGGACAGTATTAAGGTGGTCCGGAGCATGAGAGCAGCCTCACCCCCAGCCACCGCCATGGAGCTCAttgaacagcagcagcaacagaaAAGAGGACGCAGGAGTCGCAgg AGTGCCTTTGTTGATAGCTTGGAAGGAGACAGTCCCTTTGCCAAGAAGCAG CCTCTGGTCAAGCAGGACAGTCTGGACACCTACAACGAGCGGGACCCCTTTAAAAATGATGACGCACGGGACGAGGAAGATGACGCCGAGGATGTGGACAGTGGAATAGAGGGTGAGGTTGACCCTCTCGACCGTGATGTCATCATCCAGCCCCCTCCTCCTCCGCCCCCTCTGCGGCCTCCTACTGAGAGAGTGACCTTCCCTAAAGGGCTACCGTGGGCACCTAAAGTCCG agagaaagacatcgAGCATTTTCTAGAGACCAGCAGGAACAAGTTTATCGGCTTCACTCTGGGAAG TGATACAGAGACCTTGGTTGGGTTGCCCAGACCCATTCATGAGAGCGTGAAGACTCTTAAACAG CACAAGTACGTCTCCATCGCCGAAGTACAGATCAAGCGAGAGGAGGAACTGCAGCAGTGCCCCATGACCATG GGGGAGGAAGAAGTGGAAGAGACTCCTGCAGAAAGCCTATATGTGGGAATGCTTCCAAGCCTTTCTCAGTATGTG ATTGCCCTGTTGAAGCTTCTTCTCGCTGCAGCTCCAACCTCTAAGGCCAAGACCGACTCCATCAACATCCTGGCTGATGTTCTTCCTGAGGAGATGCC CATCACTGTCCTCCAGAGTATGAAGCTGGGCATTGATGTGAACAGACACAAGGAGATCATTGTCAAGGCCATTTCTGCGCTGCTGCTCCTCTTGCTGAAGCACTTCAAACTTAACCATATATACCAG TTTGAGTATGTGTCCCAACACCTGGTGTTTGCCAACTGCATCCCTCTCATCCTCAAGTTCTTCAACCAAAACATCATGTCTTACATCAGTGCTAAAAACAG TATCTGTGTGCTGGATTTCCCTCACTGTGTGGTCCATGAGATGCCTGAACTCACTGCTGAAAGCCTG GAAGCTGGAGACAATAATCAGTTCTGCTGGCGGAATCTGTTCTCGTGCATCAACCTTCTGCGGATCCTCAACAAACTCACCAAGTGGAAGCACTCCAGAACCATG ATGCTGGTGGTGTTTAAGTCTGCTCCAATCCTGAAGAGGGCACTGAAGGTCAAGCAAGCCATGATGCAGCTTTATGTCCTCAAGCTCCTCAAGATTCAGACCAAATACCTGGGCCGCCAGTGGAGGAAAAGTAACATGAAGACCATGTCAGCAATTTACCAGAAGGTCCGGCATCGGCTTAATGATGACTGGGCTTATGGGAATG ATATTGATGCACGGCCGTGGGACTTTCAGGCAGAGGAATGTGCGTTGCGCGAGAGCATTGAGAAGTTCAATGCACGGCGGTACGATAAGAACCAGAACAGTGAGTTTGTCCCGGTGGATAACTGCCTGCAGAGTGTGCTAGGTCAGCGAGTCGAGCTGCCCGAGGACTTCCACTACAGCTATGAGATGTGGCTGGAAAGAGAGGTCTTCTCTCAGCCCATCCAATGGGAAGGCCTGCTGCAAGCCCAGTGA